In Betta splendens chromosome 22, fBetSpl5.4, whole genome shotgun sequence, the following proteins share a genomic window:
- the shprh gene encoding E3 ubiquitin-protein ligase SHPRH isoform X2 yields MLRREKHRNSSTKEQSLHFLWRELLTLCGKKLFYNPFTGCLIREFPLAGIEWPGGILADEMGLGKTVEVLALILFHTRQNLEHEALTLPVGKSVNYFVPPPPLEREKVVHCKSEAQPKIKVSYPTVRVMLLTAIKEMRSGKGASVNAIFTYIRASYGYDLLKNRNHIKKTLAKLIDEGLVDRVKGRGLAGSFKLGKNYKETKKTLAGASKTNPKCTENTPRKMFQRRAKEKAEAALQNSLTGDQLDLSSPTSDCPHPEESDTKKQLNESLNEKGDEPMDTSAASLQTSRNKSDSDALDMLMMNDLPEDKGAQLDSQGGTKTPTRASVVPFNTPDYRFECICGELGIIDCKARVQCMNCMLWQHADCVNYKEESLETTPFYCPHCLVAMKPVSTGATLIISPSSICHQWVEEINRHIRSSSLRVLVYQGVKKHGFIQPHMLAEQDVVITTYDVLRSELNYVDIPHSNSKDGRRFRNQKRYMAVPSPLVAVEWWRICLDEAQMVECPTAKAAEMALRLASVNRWCVSGTPVQRGLEDLYGLVLFLGADPYWVKHWWDQLLYRPYRRGNTEPLYNVIAQLLWRSAKKDVIDQIQIPPQTEEVHWLHFSPVEGHFYHRQHEVCSQDALLKLRKISDWSLKLGSLDRRTVNTILCPLLRLRQACCHPQAVRGEFLPLQKSTMTMEELLKSLQKKCRVECEEAHRQLVCALNGLAGIYIIRGEFVEAAEMYREVLRSSEEHKDRLKTDSLQRLHATHNLMELLSAKHPGIPPTLRDDRLSEEAEQLRQHYMTKYDSEVADAHQALQPVLQNIKELKRKVKLNSPWWLDVIQRATRCATDEDLVSRVKNELTCSYKQQAHKLTMADKFRDACGLQFILTTQMQDLMKSQKTVQDAVKSLEGPASQKVIDEATVCHLRPLRLPLNNCVFCKADELFTDYESKLFSHTVKGQTAIFEEMIEDEEGLVDDRLPTTSRGLWAASETERTLKAILSFAKLKRMDSELVEEGNTFMELFETWKKEYKVLHEYWMVLRNHVSAIDELGMATERLRVRLPDEPKPKLLHIIEPHEVEQNRVKLLNDQAVAKSQLQKKLGQYLYLTNLEKSQDKSTGGLNPEPCPICARPLGQEWAVLTCGHCFCNECIAIIVEQYSVGSRRRAIKCAICRQTTSHAEISYVFTTQSSSQDQDIPVKGSHSTKVEAVVRTLKKIQVTDPGAKCLVFSTWQSVLDIIAKALFDNNMEFSQINGIHKFQENLSSFKYEEKINILLLPLHTGSNGLNIIEATHVLLVEPILNPAHELQAIGRVHRIGQTKPTFVHRFLIKSTIEERMQTMLKTAEKSHTSTTMKHSEAAVLTVADLADLFTEDTEPLE; encoded by the exons ATGCtgaggagagaaaaacacagaaacagctcaaCCAAAG aacagtcactgcatttcCTCTGGAGGGAGCTGCTGACCTTGTGTGGCAAGAAGTTGTTTTACAACCCTTTTACTGGCTG CTTAATTAGAGAGTTTCCACTGGCTGGCATTGAGTGGCCTGGTGGGATCCTGGCTGATGAGATGGGCCTTGGAAAGACAGTGGAAGTTCTGGCTCTCATCTTGTTTCACACCCGCCAGAACCTGGAGCATGAGGCCCTTACACTGCCAGTG GGAAAATCTGTGAATTattttgttcctcctcctccacttgaaAGAGAGAAGGTTGTCCACTGCAAGTCTGAAGCTCAGCCCAAAATAAAAGTGTCCTACCCAA CTGTGCGTGTCATGCTGCTCACTGCAATAAAAGAAATGAGATCTGGCAAAGGAGCCTCAGTCAACGCCATCTTCACCTATATCCGTGCCAGCTATGGGTATGACCTGTTGAAAAACCGCAACCACATCAAGAAGACACTGGCGAAGCTAATAGATGAAGGGCTGGTTGACCGGGTGAAAGGTCGGGGCTTGGCTGGCTCATTCAAGCTGGGAAAGAACTATAAGGAGACAAAGAAGACATTAGCAGGTGCATCCAAGACT aaTCCAAAATGCACAGAGAACACACCCAGGAAAATGTTTCAGAGACGAGCTaaagaaaaggcagaagcagctctTCAGAACTCTCTCACAGGAGATCAACTAGATCTGAGCTCCCCTACATCTGACTGTCCTCATCCAGAGGAGTCAGACACAAAGAAGCAACTAAATGAAAGTCTAAATGAGAAAGGGGACGAGCCAATGGATACGTCCGCAGCATCCTTACAGACGTCTCGGAATAAAAGTGATTCAGATGCACTGGACATGCTGATGATGAATGATCTACCTGAAGACAAAGGAGCTCAGCTTGATTCACAGGGGGGAACAAAAACTCCCACCAGAGCATCAGTGGTTCCCTTCAACACCCCAGACTACAGATTTGAATGCATCTGTGGGGAACTGGGCATTATCGACTGCAAAGCCCGCGTGCAGTGCATGAACTGCATGCTTTGGCAGCATGCAGACTGCGTTAACTACAAAGAGGAGAGTCTGGAAACAACACCTTTCTACTGCCCCCACTGCCTGGTGGCCATGAAGCCCGTCTCTACTGGCGCCACCCTCATCATCTCTCCAAGCTCCATTTGCCACCAGTGGGTGGAGGAAATCAACCGGCACATAAGGTCGTCCTCGCTCCGAGTGCTG GTTTATCAGGGTGTGAAGAAACACGGCTTCATCCAGCCACACATGCTGGCGGAGCAGGACGTGGTCATCACCACGTACGATGTGCTGCGGTCGGAGCTCAACTACGTCGACATTCCCCACAGCAACAGCAAGGACGGCCGGCGCTTCCGCAACCAGAAGCGCTACATGGCCGTGCCCAGCCCCCTGGTGGCTGTGGAGTGGTGGCGCATATGCCTGGATGAGGCGCAGATGGTTGAATGTCCCACTGCAAAG GCTGCGGAGATGGCGCTGCGTCTTGCATCTGTCAACCGATGGTGTGTGAGTGGCACCCCTGTCCAGAGAGGCTTAGAAG ATCTGTATGGGCTTGTACTTTTCTTGGGAGCTGACCCATATTGGGTGAAACACTGGTGGGACCAGCTGCTTTATCGGCCCTATCGACGTGGAAACACAGAACCACTCTACAATGTAATCGCCCAGCTATTATGGCGATCGGCTAAAAAAGACGTGATTGATCAG ATCCAGATCCccccacagacagaggaggtgcACTGGCTGCACTTCTCGCCCGTCGAGGGCCACTTCTACCACCGACAGCACGAGGTCTGCTCCCAGGACGCTCTGCTCAAACTCAGGAAGATCTCAGACTGGAGCCTGAAACTCGGCAGCCTCGACCGACGCACCGTCAACACCATCCTGTGCCCGCTTCTGAGGCTGCGTCAGGCCTGCTGCCATCCACAAGCTGTGAGGGGCGAGTTTCTGCCCCTGCAGAAAAG CACCATGACAATGGAGGAGCTGCTCAAGTCCCTGCAAAAAAAATGTCGAGTGGAGTGTGAAGAAGCTCACAGACAATTGGTGTGTGCTCTCAATGGCCTGGCTGGGATCTACATCATCAGAG GAGAGTTTgtagaggcagcagagatgtaTAGAGAAGTGCTTCGTTCATCAGAGGAACATAAAGACAGGCTGAAAACAGATTCATTACAG AGGCTTCATGCTACTCACAatctgatggagctgctgagtGCAAAGCATCCTGGGATACCTCCTACGCTGAGAGACGACCGGTTGAGTGAAGAG GCCGAGCAGCTGCGACAGCACTACATGACCAAATACGACTCGGAGGTAGCAGATGCTCATCAGGCGCTGCAGCCCGTGTTGCAGAACATCAAAGAGCTGAAACGCAAA GTTAAGCTGAACTCTCCCTGGTGGTTGGATGTGATCCAGAGGGCGACCCGCTGCGCCACGGACGAAGATCTGGTGTCTCGCGTCAAAAATGAACTGACATGCAGCTACAAACAACAAGCGCACAAGCTCACCATGGCTGACAA gttCCGTGACGCCTGTGGTCTTCAGTTCATTCTTACCACACAGATGCAAGACCTGATGAAATCTCAAAAGACCGTGCAAGATGCAGTGAAGAGTCTGGAAGGTCCGGCTTCACAAAAAGTGATTGACGAGGCCACTGTTTGTCACCTCAGGCCTTTGAGGCTGCCGCTCAATAA CTGCGTTTTCTGCAAAGCAGATGAACTGTTCACGGATTACGAGTCCAAGCTGTTTTCTCACAC GGTGAAAGGTCAGACGGCCATCTTTGAGGAGATGattgaggatgaggaggggctGGTGGACGACCGTCTGCCCACCACCAGCCGAGGCCTGTGGGCGGCCAGCGAGACCGAGCGCACCCTGAAAGCCATCCTGTCCTTCGCGAAGCTTAAGCGCATGGACtcggagctggtggaggagggcaACACCTTCATGGAGCTGTTTGAGACCTGGAAGAAGGAGTACAAG GTGCTGCACGAGTACTGGATGGTGCTGCGCAACCACGTGTCGGCCATCGACGAGCTCGGCATGGCCACGGAGAGGCTGCGAGTGCGTCTGCCGGACGAGCCCAAGCCCAAACTGCTGCACATCATCGAGCCGCACGAG GTGGAGCAGAACCGAGTCAAGCTTTTAAATGACCAGGCCGTTGCCAAGTCTCAGCTCCAGAAGAAGCTCGGCCAGTATCTTTACCTCACAAATCTAGAGAAG TCCCAGGACAAGTCCACCGGAGGGCTGAACCCTGAGCCGTGTCCCATCTGTGCGCGGCCCCTGGGGCAGGAG TGGGCAGTGCTGACGTGCGGCCACTGCTTCTGCAACGAGTGCATCGCCATCATAGTGGAGCAGTACAGCGTGGGCTCGAGGCGGCGAGCCATCAAGTGCGCCATTTGCAGGCAGACCACGTCCCACGCCGAGATCAGCTACGTGTTCACCACCCAGTCGTCCAGTCAGGACCAGGACATCCCGGTCAAG GGAAGTCACTCGACCAAAGTGGAAGCAGTGGTGCGAACGCTAAAGAAGATTCAAGTGACCGACCCCGGGGCCAAGTGTCTCGTCTTCTCTACG TGGCAGAGCGTTCTGGACATCATTGCAAAGGCGCTGTTTGACAACAACATGGAGTTCTCCCAAATCAACGGGATTCACAAATTCCAG GAGAATCTGAGCTCCTTCAAATACGAGGAGAAGATCAACATCCTGCTTCTTCCACTCCACACGGGCTCAAACGGACTGAACATCATTGAAGCGACTCACGTGTTGCTGGTCGAGCCGATCCTCAACCCCGCTCACGAGCTGCAGGCCATCGGCAGGGTGCACCGGATCGGCCAAACCAA GCCGACGTTTGTCCACAGATTCCTCATTAAGTCCACTATTGAAGAAAGAATGCAGACAATGCTGAAGACCGCAGAGAAAAG TCACACCAGCACAACCATGAAGCACTCGGAGGCCGCCGTACTAACAGTAGCCGATTTAGCGGATCTGTTTACTGAAGACACCGAACCGCTGGAGTGA